One part of the Anaerolineales bacterium genome encodes these proteins:
- a CDS encoding purine-nucleoside phosphorylase yields the protein MGDFLTIADIQAAAAAIQKKTDQKPRIGMILGSGLGSLAESIENPEYVPYSEIPGWPVSGVKGHVGRLVLGTLEGQNVIVMQGRTHYYEGYDMPRLGLPVRVMQALGIEIIVITNAAGAVNPDFEPGDLMLITDHLNLIGMAGQNPLRGPNLEELGPRFPDMSQVYDRQLQALTREVAAAEHLKLREGVYCCLAGPSFETPADLRFLRAMGVDAVGMSTVPEATIARHSGTRVLGISGVSNKANLDGNTETTHEEVLEAGKVLAPKLTQLVRGVLRKL from the coding sequence ATGGGTGATTTCCTCACCATTGCCGATATTCAAGCTGCAGCTGCTGCGATCCAGAAAAAGACCGACCAAAAGCCCCGTATAGGCATGATCCTGGGCTCTGGTTTGGGTTCCTTAGCCGAATCGATCGAAAACCCTGAATACGTTCCCTACAGTGAAATACCGGGCTGGCCGGTCTCTGGCGTTAAAGGTCACGTGGGCCGCCTGGTGCTGGGTACCCTGGAAGGCCAGAACGTGATCGTCATGCAGGGACGCACCCACTATTACGAAGGCTATGACATGCCCCGCCTGGGCCTACCCGTACGGGTGATGCAAGCCCTGGGCATTGAGATCATTGTGATCACCAACGCGGCCGGAGCGGTGAACCCTGACTTTGAGCCCGGCGACCTGATGCTTATCACTGACCATCTCAACCTGATCGGCATGGCCGGCCAGAACCCGCTGCGCGGCCCCAATCTGGAAGAGCTTGGCCCGCGCTTCCCTGACATGAGCCAGGTCTACGACCGCCAGCTGCAGGCCCTGACGCGTGAGGTGGCCGCCGCCGAGCACCTGAAGCTGCGCGAGGGCGTGTACTGCTGCCTGGCCGGCCCCAGCTTTGAAACCCCGGCTGACCTGCGCTTCCTGCGGGCGATGGGGGTGGATGCGGTGGGCATGTCCACCGTGCCGGAGGCCACGATCGCCCGCCACAGCGGCACGCGTGTGCTGGGCATCTCTGGCGTCAGTAACAAAGCCAACCTGGACGGCAACACCGAGACCACGCACGAAGAAGTGCTGGAGGCCGGCAAGGTGCTGGCGCCAAAACTCACTCAATTGGTTCGTGGAGTGCTGCGTAAGCTCTAA